From a single Nostoc edaphicum CCNP1411 genomic region:
- a CDS encoding lysophospholipid acyltransferase family protein, which translates to MSRNSPLEISRALVAAFSTQMFRYYEDRIPQDASVLVVSNHRSFMDALILMAALSNPIRFACHHYMGQVPVMREIVTGQLGCFPLEKTQNRQQSFFSQSQLLLQSKQMVGVFPEGTEPMVKFTQPNQVGEFQRGFAHLALRGNVQDLAILPIAIASLEEVNTNGFPLRLLSVFDPSEPLFNQSGWHPLVIYRRVAVLIGRPYWITPQHHKKYHGKQARTVVAELTEHCHDEISNLLRQGCY; encoded by the coding sequence ATGAGTCGAAATAGCCCCCTAGAGATTTCTCGCGCTTTGGTGGCGGCATTCTCAACGCAAATGTTTCGCTATTACGAAGACCGCATTCCCCAGGATGCCAGCGTGTTGGTAGTTAGCAATCACCGCAGCTTTATGGATGCACTAATTTTAATGGCGGCGTTATCGAATCCGATTCGCTTTGCTTGCCATCACTATATGGGACAAGTGCCAGTCATGCGGGAGATTGTCACCGGACAATTGGGGTGTTTTCCCTTGGAGAAGACTCAAAACCGCCAACAAAGCTTTTTTTCGCAGTCGCAGTTGCTATTGCAGTCCAAGCAGATGGTGGGAGTATTTCCAGAAGGGACTGAACCAATGGTGAAATTTACTCAGCCAAACCAGGTGGGTGAGTTTCAGCGGGGATTTGCCCATTTGGCATTGCGAGGGAATGTGCAGGATTTAGCGATTTTGCCGATCGCGATCGCCTCCTTAGAAGAGGTAAACACGAATGGCTTTCCACTAAGGCTTTTGAGTGTATTTGACCCCTCAGAACCTTTATTTAACCAAAGTGGTTGGCATCCTTTGGTAATTTATCGTCGGGTTGCAGTGTTAATCGGTCGTCCTTATTGGATTACGCCCCAACATCATAAAAAATATCATGGCAAACAAGCCAGAACTGTTGTGGCTGAACTGACAGAACACTGTCATGATGAAATTAGTAATTTACTGCGCCAAGGTTGCTATTAG
- the metG gene encoding methionine--tRNA ligase, producing the protein MNLVNKKELTFALTTPLYYVNDVPHIGSAYTTIAADVVARFHRLLGHQVLLITGTDEHGQKIQRSAESLGKAPQEFCDEIVPSFVSLWQLLDIQYDRFSRTTAPRHEAIVKEFFERVWESGDIYQGQQQGWYCVSCEEFKEERDLLEGHRCPIHTNKEVEWRDEQNYFFRLSKYQTKLTEFYQSRPDFIQPESRRNEVLSFVNQGLQDFSISRVNLDWGFPVPVDPKHTLYVWFDALLGYVTALLEPDAEPTLANALETWWPINLHLIGKDILRFHAVYWPAMLLSAGLPLPERVFGHGFLTKDGQKMGKSLGNTLDPIALVQRYGSDAVRYYFLKEIEFGKDGDFNEVRFINVLNADLANDLGNLLNRTLNMVKKYCAQNKVPSIGNEAIPDENPLKAIGLRLGEQVKQAYQELAFSQACGSILSLVQASNKFIDEQAPWSLYKQGQQESVEKVLYAVLESVRLAAYLLSPIIPNISSDIYQQLGFGVNFNDQIQSSVTAPFSIHAIWGILSSKQELGTPKPIFKRIEPPKND; encoded by the coding sequence ATGAATCTAGTGAATAAAAAAGAATTGACATTTGCACTAACAACACCCCTGTATTATGTAAATGATGTTCCCCATATAGGCAGTGCTTATACGACGATCGCAGCAGATGTCGTTGCGCGATTTCACAGGCTGCTGGGGCATCAGGTATTACTGATTACAGGTACAGATGAACATGGGCAAAAAATTCAGCGATCGGCAGAAAGTTTAGGCAAAGCACCACAAGAGTTTTGCGATGAAATTGTCCCTAGCTTTGTGAGTTTATGGCAGTTACTAGACATTCAATACGATCGCTTTAGTCGGACTACTGCACCTCGTCATGAAGCGATCGTCAAAGAATTCTTTGAGCGAGTCTGGGAATCTGGTGATATCTACCAGGGACAACAACAAGGCTGGTATTGCGTATCCTGCGAAGAATTCAAAGAAGAACGGGATCTATTAGAAGGACACCGTTGCCCAATTCATACTAACAAAGAAGTAGAGTGGCGAGACGAACAAAACTATTTTTTCCGCTTATCCAAATATCAAACAAAGCTGACAGAATTTTACCAATCTAGACCAGATTTTATTCAACCAGAAAGTCGGCGCAATGAAGTTCTCAGCTTTGTCAATCAAGGACTGCAAGACTTTTCCATTTCACGAGTGAATTTAGATTGGGGTTTTCCCGTACCAGTTGATCCCAAGCACACCCTTTATGTTTGGTTTGATGCGCTGCTAGGTTATGTCACAGCATTACTAGAACCAGATGCAGAACCGACTTTAGCAAATGCTTTAGAAACATGGTGGCCAATCAACCTGCACCTAATTGGTAAAGATATTCTCCGCTTCCATGCAGTTTATTGGCCCGCAATGCTGTTGTCGGCTGGCTTACCCTTGCCAGAGCGAGTATTTGGGCATGGCTTTTTGACCAAAGATGGGCAGAAGATGGGCAAAAGTCTGGGTAATACCCTTGATCCTATTGCGTTAGTTCAGCGCTATGGTAGTGATGCCGTTCGTTATTACTTCCTTAAGGAAATCGAATTTGGCAAAGATGGAGATTTTAATGAAGTAAGGTTCATTAATGTTTTGAATGCAGATTTGGCAAATGATTTAGGTAATTTGCTCAATCGCACCTTGAACATGGTGAAGAAATACTGCGCCCAGAATAAAGTCCCATCAATCGGGAATGAAGCGATTCCTGACGAAAATCCTTTGAAAGCAATTGGTTTACGTCTAGGGGAACAGGTGAAACAAGCATACCAAGAGCTAGCTTTCAGTCAAGCCTGTGGGTCTATCCTTTCACTGGTGCAAGCCAGTAATAAGTTTATTGATGAACAAGCTCCTTGGTCATTATATAAACAGGGACAGCAGGAATCGGTGGAAAAAGTTCTCTACGCAGTTCTAGAATCAGTTAGACTAGCAGCTTATCTGCTATCCCCAATTATTCCGAACATCAGTAGCGATATTTATCAGCAGCTGGGCTTCGGAGTGAACTTTAACGATCAAATACAGAGTTCAGTTACTGCTCCTTTTTCTATTCATGCTATATGGGGAATACTATCCAGTAAACAAGAGTTGGGTACACCCAAACCTATTTTTAAGCGAATAGAACCCCCGAAAAACGATTAG
- a CDS encoding NYN domain-containing protein, whose protein sequence is MLNNLENDSIFTPEQVLENRGRVAIFIDGSNLFYAALQLGIEIDYTKLLCRLTGGSRLLRSFFYTGVDRTNEKQQGFLLWMRRNGYRVIAKDLVQLPDGSKKANLDVEIAVDMMALVDSYDTAVLVSGDGDLAYAVNSVSYRGVRVEVVSLRSMTSDSLINVSDRYIDLEAIKEDIQKTPRQSYPYRPLSGIGFLEDPRTSDGHLEIQE, encoded by the coding sequence ATGTTGAATAATTTGGAAAACGATTCGATCTTTACGCCAGAACAAGTTTTGGAGAATCGGGGTAGAGTTGCCATATTTATAGATGGCTCAAATTTATTTTACGCTGCACTGCAACTAGGAATCGAAATTGATTACACCAAGCTATTGTGCCGATTAACTGGAGGTTCCAGACTGCTGCGTTCTTTTTTCTACACTGGTGTAGACCGGACAAACGAGAAGCAACAGGGTTTTCTGCTGTGGATGCGTCGCAATGGCTATCGAGTCATTGCTAAGGATTTAGTCCAGCTACCAGATGGTTCTAAAAAAGCTAACCTGGATGTAGAAATAGCAGTCGATATGATGGCACTAGTAGATTCTTATGATACCGCAGTTTTAGTCAGCGGTGATGGGGATTTAGCTTATGCAGTTAATTCAGTGAGCTATCGTGGCGTGCGGGTAGAAGTAGTGAGCTTGCGTTCGATGACCAGTGACAGCTTAATTAATGTAAGCGATCGCTACATCGATTTAGAAGCCATCAAAGAGGATATTCAAAAAACCCCTCGCCAAAGTTATCCATACCGGCCTTTATCTGGCATCGGTTTTTTGGAAGACCCCAGAACTAGTGATGGACACCTAGAAATCCAAGAATAA
- the lptC gene encoding LPS export ABC transporter periplasmic protein LptC — MEFSGGVVANSADPQLQVRTEHLIWNIKEEKLIGDRPIEIDRYKDNKISDRGKGNSAEVNLKTKIATVQKNAQLELLDPPLQIASNSMTWNMNTETVTTNSPTRMFQRAENVTVTANQGEMKIPQKTVYLKGNVNAVGQRRQSLRSNTLTWYLDKKLVEAQGNVLYRQVDPQLNFAGETAVGNLQTENIVVKGGSPSGRVVTEIIPQERANRQ; from the coding sequence ATGGAATTTTCTGGAGGGGTAGTAGCAAATTCTGCTGATCCCCAGTTACAAGTCAGAACCGAGCATTTGATCTGGAATATTAAAGAAGAAAAACTGATTGGCGATCGCCCCATAGAAATTGATCGCTACAAAGATAATAAAATTAGCGATCGCGGCAAAGGAAATTCTGCCGAAGTCAACTTAAAAACAAAAATTGCCACTGTCCAGAAAAATGCTCAACTAGAATTACTAGACCCACCACTGCAAATAGCTAGTAACTCTATGACCTGGAACATGAACACAGAAACTGTCACCACAAATTCGCCCACGCGAATGTTCCAGCGTGCCGAAAATGTCACAGTGACAGCTAATCAAGGTGAAATGAAAATACCGCAAAAAACCGTTTATTTAAAAGGTAACGTCAACGCCGTTGGCCAGCGTCGCCAGTCTTTGAGATCCAATACACTAACTTGGTATCTAGACAAGAAGTTAGTTGAAGCTCAGGGAAATGTGCTTTATCGGCAAGTTGACCCACAATTAAATTTTGCGGGTGAAACAGCCGTTGGTAATCTGCAAACAGAAAATATTGTTGTCAAAGGTGGCAGTCCTAGCGGTAGGGTCGTAACGGAGATTATTCCCCAAGAAAGAGCCAATCGTCAGTAG
- a CDS encoding AlpA family phage regulatory protein yields the protein MTSKKVKSLSGLDESAVFSWETEGDFPPQATKPNTKQKVKGKIRKEGVEEKF from the coding sequence GTGACATCAAAGAAAGTCAAATCGCTATCTGGATTAGATGAATCCGCAGTTTTTTCTTGGGAAACAGAGGGAGATTTTCCTCCGCAGGCAACTAAACCAAATACCAAACAAAAGGTCAAAGGTAAAATAAGAAAAGAGGGAGTGGAGGAGAAATTTTGA
- a CDS encoding metal-sensing transcriptional repressor yields the protein MNGSNRLGEESLPTPQQVEHSHHHDTEQEQTDPTHGVGKSAHPHVHSEESLRRIVNRLSRIEGHVRGIKAMVQQSTPCPDVLLQIAAVRGALDRVARIVLDEHLTECIGRAAQEGNIDVEIKQLKAALDRFLP from the coding sequence ATGAATGGATCAAACAGATTAGGTGAGGAATCCTTGCCAACACCCCAGCAAGTAGAACATTCCCACCATCACGATACAGAGCAAGAGCAGACAGATCCAACTCATGGGGTTGGAAAGTCTGCTCATCCTCACGTCCATAGTGAAGAATCTCTACGGCGAATTGTCAATCGATTATCGCGTATAGAAGGACATGTTCGTGGTATTAAGGCAATGGTGCAGCAAAGTACCCCTTGTCCTGATGTTCTACTGCAAATTGCCGCAGTGCGGGGCGCATTAGATCGGGTTGCACGAATTGTTTTGGATGAACATTTAACCGAGTGCATTGGTAGAGCCGCACAAGAAGGTAATATTGACGTTGAAATTAAACAGTTAAAAGCTGCTTTAGATCGATTTTTACCTTAA
- a CDS encoding EcsC family protein produces the protein MADKPQEIEVKKSGNSPTETSKVGIQAQSSVENEPSILESFVKTVADTGMAVLETVVGVGEATAKQTHKLIEQTTQTSGQFVNHLSGNWLIRKVSGVLNLNWLIGSTDIVDLEKAEAAVKKLKQKYPNESTSQIAHRIMLEKATKAGTVGLATSILPGVAVALLAIDLTATTKLQSEMIYEIASDYGLDLKDPTRKGEVLAIFGLALGGGRLLKAAGLGLLRNVPFAGAVIGASSNATMIYSLGYAACRFYEAKLDESTSLESPETLATLKAESEKYLESAIAQQTLMDQILVHMILASHPEKTWEEILPELKAVNISPKSLDAIAQNIKSPQPLDVLLNQLNRDFAIPLLAQCYKIAQADNHTTPIEQEIISAIASKFDIDTNTIGA, from the coding sequence ATGGCAGACAAACCCCAAGAAATAGAAGTGAAAAAATCAGGTAATTCACCTACAGAAACTTCAAAAGTCGGAATTCAGGCTCAATCATCAGTAGAAAATGAACCATCTATATTAGAGTCTTTCGTTAAAACTGTTGCTGACACTGGCATGGCAGTTTTAGAAACAGTAGTAGGTGTGGGAGAAGCCACCGCAAAACAAACACACAAGTTAATTGAGCAAACAACTCAAACTAGTGGTCAGTTTGTGAACCACCTCAGCGGAAATTGGCTGATTAGAAAAGTATCTGGAGTGTTAAATCTCAACTGGCTAATTGGTAGTACTGACATTGTTGATTTGGAAAAAGCAGAAGCGGCGGTAAAGAAGCTAAAGCAAAAGTATCCCAATGAATCAACTAGCCAGATTGCTCACCGAATCATGCTGGAAAAAGCAACTAAAGCTGGCACTGTTGGACTAGCAACTAGTATTTTGCCAGGAGTAGCAGTTGCATTGTTGGCAATTGATTTAACAGCAACAACAAAATTGCAATCAGAAATGATTTATGAGATTGCATCTGACTATGGGCTAGATTTAAAAGATCCTACCCGGAAAGGTGAAGTTTTGGCAATTTTTGGTTTGGCTTTGGGTGGAGGCCGTTTATTAAAAGCTGCTGGATTAGGGTTGCTGCGAAATGTACCTTTTGCTGGTGCAGTGATCGGAGCTAGTTCAAATGCGACAATGATCTATTCATTGGGGTATGCTGCTTGTCGATTCTACGAAGCCAAGCTGGATGAATCAACATCCCTCGAATCGCCAGAGACATTGGCAACCTTAAAAGCCGAAAGCGAAAAGTATCTCGAAAGTGCGATCGCTCAACAAACTCTCATGGATCAAATCTTAGTCCACATGATCCTAGCCAGTCATCCAGAAAAGACTTGGGAAGAAATTTTGCCAGAATTAAAAGCTGTAAACATCAGTCCTAAGTCCTTGGATGCCATTGCCCAAAATATCAAATCACCTCAACCTTTAGACGTACTGCTCAATCAGCTAAATCGTGATTTTGCCATACCTTTGCTAGCTCAATGTTACAAAATTGCCCAGGCTGACAATCACACTACACCAATTGAGCAAGAAATAATCTCAGCGATCGCCAGCAAATTTGACATTGACACAAATACAATTGGGGCATAG
- a CDS encoding alpha/beta fold hydrolase: MTISEVELKPCFLTPERVQPEYPLLVYLPGMDGTGQLLRSQTTGLETGFDVRSLAIPRQDLTTWDVLTKSVLDLIHAELEKSSQRAVYLCGESFGGCLAMKVAIQAPHLFKRIILINPASSFQLRPWLHWASQLTYLVPSGLYDVGALGLLPFLASLPRISRSDRHDLLKTMRSVPSETVLWRLSLLREFQIDEEQLSRLTQPVMLIAGGSDRLLPSVTEVKRIGNILPNNKIVVLPHCGHACLLEQDTNLYEILKDNEFLESNADISTGLEVRG; this comes from the coding sequence ATGACTATCTCTGAAGTTGAGTTAAAGCCTTGTTTCCTGACTCCTGAACGAGTACAGCCAGAGTATCCCCTATTGGTATATTTGCCAGGAATGGATGGAACAGGTCAACTATTGCGATCGCAAACCACTGGATTAGAAACTGGCTTCGATGTCCGCAGTTTGGCGATTCCCCGTCAAGACCTTACCACTTGGGATGTGCTAACTAAAAGTGTACTGGACTTGATCCACGCAGAATTAGAAAAAAGTTCTCAGAGAGCAGTTTATCTGTGTGGTGAGTCCTTTGGTGGTTGCTTGGCAATGAAAGTAGCAATCCAAGCACCTCACTTATTTAAGCGAATTATCCTAATTAACCCAGCTTCATCCTTTCAGCTTCGCCCTTGGTTGCATTGGGCATCCCAACTAACTTACTTAGTGCCATCAGGATTGTATGATGTTGGCGCACTGGGGTTGTTGCCATTTCTCGCATCTTTGCCACGCATTTCCCGGAGCGATCGCCATGATTTGCTGAAAACTATGCGTTCTGTACCATCAGAAACCGTTCTTTGGCGATTGTCTTTACTGCGAGAGTTTCAGATTGATGAGGAACAATTAAGTCGCTTAACTCAACCAGTTATGCTAATTGCCGGTGGTAGCGATCGCCTTTTGCCTTCTGTAACTGAAGTGAAGCGCATAGGGAATATCCTACCAAATAACAAGATTGTGGTATTGCCCCATTGTGGACATGCTTGCTTGCTAGAGCAAGATACTAATCTCTATGAAATTCTTAAGGATAACGAATTTTTAGAAAGTAATGCTGATATCAGTACCGGGTTAGAGGTGAGAGGATAG